A genomic stretch from Onychostoma macrolepis isolate SWU-2019 chromosome 02, ASM1243209v1, whole genome shotgun sequence includes:
- the mfn1a gene encoding mitofusin-1 has protein sequence MEQDNVSPLQHFVVAKRTISAVFHQLLEFVRDCSDFVEETWRNEDLEHVAEEKQCLQIQACSRKLTVIKDVLARRHMKVAFFGRTSNGKSTVINAMLRERVLPSGIGHTTNCFLSVEGTDGEHAYLTTEDSEERKSIETVNQLAHALHMDRNQDSGCLVRVFWPKAKCALLRDDLVLMDSPGTDVTSELDSWIDKFCLDADVFVLVANSESTIMNTEKHFFHKVNERISKPNIFILNNRWDASVLEPEYLEDVRKQHMDRCVSFLVEELKVVELNKAPGRIFFVSAKEMLSARIHRAQGMPETGGALAEGFQERLMEFQSFERTFEEFISQSAVKTKFEQHTIRAWQITESVKAIMDAINISSAEKKVFSLEEREALMDRLEFVRNQLNFLTEDIKDKIKAITEEMADKVSNAMAEEIRCLSALVDEFCSDFSPAPNALALYKTKLMAYVEERMVKNLDLRCSSSINGYVLSSQRDIMDTLRPLLPPAARGQLHLPNRKFSITYDLNFASLCEDFVEDINFHFSLGLTFLVNRFLGPGKAKQALSLLDQKLQVTSSSAPLGTQAQEELAMSMATGLVSLTSRASVGMLVIAGVVWRSVGWRVIVLSVSLYGFLYLYERLTWTNSAKERALKQQFVDFATQRLQAISHIISSDCGQQVQQEMVAVFARMCQQVDKSEMELETEIRRLSARIQRLESVQRHSKTLRHKATDLESQLESFSAQYLQTQH, from the exons AGACGTGGAGGAATGAGGATCTTGAGCATGTAGCAGAGGAAAAACAGTGTCTGCAGATCCAGGCCTGCTCCAGGAAACTAACCGTCATCAAAGATGTGCTAGCCCGCAGACATATGAAGGTGGCCTTCTTTGGCAG GACCAGTAATGGAAAGAGTACAGTAATTAATGCCATGCTAAGGGAACGGGTTTTGCCCAGTGGAATCGGCCACACCACTAATTGTTTCCTGAGTGTGGAGGGCACAGACGGGGAACATGCCTACCTTACCACTGAGGACTCTGAAGAGAGGAAAAGCATTGAA ACAGTCAATCAGCTTGCCCACGCTCTGCATATGGACAGGAACCAAGACTCAGGCTGTCTGGTCCGAGTGTTTTGGCCCAAAGCTAAGTGTGCCCTGCTGAGAGATGATCTGGTCCTGATGGACAG CCCAGGCACAGATGTCACATCAGAGCTGGACAGTTGGATTGATAAGTTTTGTTTAGATGCTGATGTCTTTGTTCTTGTGGCCAACTCTGAGTCTACCATAATGAACACT GAGAAGCACTTTTTCCACAAAGTGAATGAACGCATATCAAAGCCCAATATTTTCATCCTAAATAATCGTTGGGACGCGTCTGTCTTAGAGCCAGAGTATCTGGAAGAT GTGCGGAAGCAGCACATGGATCGCTGTGTCAGTTTCTTAGTGGAGGAGCTAAAGGTAGTGGAACTTAACAAGGCACCTGGCCGCATCTTCTTTGTCTCTGCCAAGGAGATGTTGAGTGCCAGGATCCACCGTGCCCAGGGAATGCCAGAGACTG gcgGTGCTTTGGCTGAAGGATTCCAAGAGCGACTGATGGAGTTCCAGAGTTTCGAAAGAACATTTGAG GAATTTATATCACAGTCTGCCGTGAAGACCAAGTTTGAGCAGCACACAATCAGAGCCTGGCAGATCACTGAGTCAGTCAAGGCTATCATGGATGCCATCAATATTTCTTCAGCAGAAAAGAA AGTGTTCTCACTAGAAGAGCGTGAGGCTCTAATGGATCGGCTGGAGTTTGTGCGAAATCAGCTCAACTTCCTAACCGAGGACATAAAAGACAAGATAAAGGCCATCACTGAGGAAATGGCTGACAAG GTGTCCAATGCCATGGCAGAAGAGATTCGTTGCCTGTCTGCTCTTGTGGATGAATTCTGCTCTGATTTTAGCCCTGCCCCGAATGCCTTAGCCCTGTACAAAACT AAGCTCATGGCCTATGTGGAGGAGAGAATGGTGAAAAATTTGGACTTGCGCTGTTCCAGCAGTATAAATGGCTATGTGCTGTCATCTCAGAGAGACATCATGG ACACTCTACGTCCTCTGCTGCCCCCTGCTGCCCGAGGTCAACTACACCTCCCCAACAGGAAGTTCAGTATTACCTATGACCTGAACTTTGCCAGCCTCTGTGAAGACTTTGTGGAGGACATCAACTTTCATTTCTCACTGGGTCTTACATTCTTGGTGAACCGTTTCCTAGGGCCTGGTAAAGCAAAACAAGCTTTGAGCCTATTGGATCAAAAATTGCAA GTCACCTCTTCCTCTGCTCCCTTGGGAACCCAGGCGCAGGAGGAGTTGGCTATGTCCATGGCAACAGGGCTGGTCTCTCTCACTTCCAGAGCATCAGTTGGGATGCTGGTCATTGCTGGAGTG GTGTGGCGTTCTGTGGGATGGAGGGTTATTGTACTTTCTGTGAGTCTCTACGGTTTCCTATACCTGTATGAAAGACTGACCTGGACCAACAGCGCTAAAGAGAGGGCTCTAAAGCAGCAGTTTGTGGACTTTGCCACTCAAAGACTGCAGGCCATTTCACACATTATCAGCAGTGACTGTGGACAGCAGGTGCAACA GGAAATGGTGGCCGTCTTTGCCCGCATGTGCCAACAGGTTGACAAGAGCGAGATGGAGCTTGAAACAGAGATCCGCAGACTCAGCGCCAGGATTCAGCGCCTGGAGAGTGTCCAGAGACACTCCAAAACCCTCAG GCATAAAGCCACTGATCTGGAGTCACAACTGGAGTCTTTTTCAGCGCAGTATCTGCAGACTCAACATTAA
- the gnb4a gene encoding guanine nucleotide-binding protein subunit beta-4: protein MSELEQLRQEAEQLRNQIRDARKACSDSSLSQITAGLDSVGRIQMRTRRTLRGHLAKIYAMHWATDSRLLVSASQDGKLIVWDSYTTNKIHAIPLRSSWVMTCAYAPSGNYVACGGLDNICSIYSLKTREGNVRVTRELPGHTGYLSCCRFLDDSQIITSSGDTTCALWDIETGQQTTTFTGHSGDVMSLSLSPDSRTFVSGACDASSKLWDIRDGMCRQSFTGHVSDINAVSFFPNGNAFTTGSDDATCRLFDLRADQELMMYSHDNIICGITSVAFSKSGRLLLAGYDDFNCNVWDTLKGERAGVLAGHDNRVSCLGVTSDGMAVATGSWDSFLRIWN from the exons ATGAGTGAGCTGGAGCAGTTGCGGCAGGAGGCAGAGCAGCTGCGCAATCAGATCAGA GATGCCAGGAAAGCATGCAGCGACTCCAGCCTGTCCCAG attACAGCTGGTCTGGATTCAGTTGGAAGGATCCAGATGAGAACGAGGCGGACGCTCCGAGGCCATTTAGCCAAAATCTACGCCATGCACTGGGCTACTGATTCTAG gTTACTAGTTAGTGCCTCACAAGATGGCAAACTCATCGTTTGGGACAGCTACACCACAAACAAG attCATGCCATTCCATTAAGGTCATCATGGGTGATGACTTGTGCCTACGCTCCCTCAGGGAATTATGTAGCCTGCGGAGGCCTGGACAACATCTGCTCAATCTATAGCCTTAAAACCCGTGAGGGCAACGTCAGAGTCACCAGAGAACTTCCTGGACACACAG GTTATTTGTCGTGTTGTCGCTTTCTGGATGATAGTCAGATAATCACCAGCTCTGGAGATACTACATG TGCTCTGTGGGACATTGAGACTGGTCAGCAGACCACCACATTCACAGGGCACAGTGGAGATGTGATGAGCCTGTCTCTCAgcccagactctaggacctttgTGTCAGGTGCCTGCGACGCGTCCTCGAAGTTGTGGGACATCCGAGATGGAATGTGCAGACAGTCTTTCACGGGACATGTTTCTGATATAAATGCTGTCAGT TTCTTCCCAAATGGTAATGCGTTCACCACAGGCTCGGACGATGCCACTTGTCGTTTGTTTGACCTTCGCGCAGACCAGGAACTGATGATGTATTCGCATGACAACATTATATGCGGCATCACTTCTGTGGCCTTCTCTAAGAGTGGCCGCCTGCTGCTCGCTGGCTACGATGACTTCAACTGTAATGTATGGGATACTCTAAAGGGAGAGCGTGCAG GTGTTCTAGCTGGGCATGACAACAGGGTCAGCTGTTTGGGGGTAACCAGTGATGGCATGGCTGTGGCCACCGGTTCTTGGGACAGCTTCCTTAGGATATGGAACTGA